Proteins encoded within one genomic window of Methanobacteriales archaeon HGW-Methanobacteriales-1:
- a CDS encoding tautomerase family protein, with amino-acid sequence MPLVKIEILKGYSEEYKKAILDAVHDALVESIKIPDDDRFQRLYELEKENFEFPPNKSEHVTLIEITMFPGRSFDAKKALYQKIVDKLAKNPGIDGEDILIILYEPPMDNWALKGGKPASEVDIGFKIDV; translated from the coding sequence ATGCCTCTTGTAAAAATAGAAATTTTAAAAGGTTACTCTGAAGAGTATAAAAAGGCCATTCTGGATGCAGTTCATGATGCTTTGGTAGAATCTATTAAAATACCTGATGATGATCGTTTTCAACGTCTTTACGAGTTAGAAAAAGAAAATTTTGAATTTCCACCCAATAAATCAGAACATGTTACTTTAATTGAGATAACCATGTTTCCTGGAAGATCCTTTGATGCCAAGAAAGCATTATATCAAAAAATAGTGGATAAATTGGCAAAAAATCCGGGAATTGATGGAGAAGATATCTTAATTATTCTTTATGAACCACCAATGGATAACTGGGCTTTAAAAGGCGGTAAACCGGCCAGTGAAGTAGATATTGGATTTAAAATAGATGTTTAA
- the acs gene encoding acetate--CoA ligase: MTKDTSVLLDENRVFKANYKIVEEAHVKNWEAEIEKGKDLEKYWSEKAEQFEWFEKWDKVLDESKKPFYKWFTKGKINLAYNAVDRWITTDKRNQVAILYANERGDEKKLTYYELYREVNKMGNALKNLGIKKGDTVSMYLPMCPELLISMLACNKIGAVHSVVYSGLSVGAFVERMNDANAKVLITADGTYRRGKIIDLKKIVDEAMLQCPTIETVVVVKHTGSPIEISDLSGKEIFYERLIEGESDECAVEEMDSEDPLFILYTSGSTGKPKGVLHTTAGYMVGVATTLKNVFDIHDGDLWWCTGDIGWITGHSYVIYGPLLLGTTTLVYEGAPDYPDPGIWWEIVEKYGVTKLYTAPTAIRHLMRFGNKYPKIHNLDSLKILGSVGEPINPEAWMWFYKNIGQEKTPIMDTWWQTETGMHMISPLPISPLKPGTATLPLPGIEADVVDENGESVPLGKGGYLVIKRPWPAMFRTLYKDEERFKDVYWKDIPGGVYRAGDMARKDKDGYIWIQGRSDDVLKIAGHRVGSSEVESAFVSHPAVAESAVIGKSDPIKGQVIKAFLILKEGHKLNTILIEDLQKHVRYELGPVAVIGDIVQVDALPKTRSGKIMRRILRAQEEGKDLGDTSTLEE; this comes from the coding sequence ATGACAAAGGACACCTCTGTTCTCCTGGATGAAAATAGGGTTTTTAAAGCAAACTACAAAATTGTAGAAGAGGCCCATGTAAAAAACTGGGAGGCTGAAATCGAAAAGGGGAAAGACCTGGAGAAATACTGGTCTGAGAAAGCAGAACAATTTGAATGGTTTGAAAAATGGGACAAAGTTCTGGATGAAAGTAAAAAACCATTCTACAAATGGTTCACCAAAGGAAAAATAAATCTGGCCTATAATGCAGTAGATAGGTGGATAACAACAGATAAAAGAAATCAGGTGGCCATATTATATGCTAATGAAAGAGGAGATGAGAAAAAGCTTACTTACTATGAGCTTTACCGTGAAGTAAATAAAATGGGAAATGCCCTAAAAAATCTGGGTATAAAAAAAGGAGATACAGTTTCCATGTATCTTCCTATGTGTCCCGAACTGCTCATATCCATGCTTGCTTGTAACAAAATTGGAGCCGTTCACAGTGTGGTATATTCTGGACTAAGTGTTGGTGCATTTGTAGAGCGAATGAATGATGCTAATGCTAAAGTTCTAATTACCGCCGATGGAACTTATAGAAGGGGAAAAATAATAGACCTCAAAAAAATTGTGGATGAGGCCATGCTGCAGTGTCCTACTATAGAAACCGTAGTAGTGGTTAAACACACCGGAAGCCCCATCGAAATTTCTGATTTAAGTGGTAAAGAGATATTCTACGAAAGATTAATAGAAGGAGAATCTGACGAGTGCGCCGTTGAAGAAATGGATTCCGAAGATCCATTATTCATACTTTACACATCCGGCAGTACCGGAAAACCTAAAGGAGTTCTCCATACAACAGCAGGATACATGGTGGGTGTGGCCACAACCTTGAAAAATGTATTTGATATTCATGATGGAGATTTATGGTGGTGTACTGGAGATATAGGCTGGATAACCGGTCATAGTTATGTAATTTATGGCCCGCTGCTTTTAGGTACCACTACCTTGGTTTATGAAGGAGCACCAGATTACCCCGATCCAGGAATATGGTGGGAAATTGTAGAAAAATATGGTGTAACTAAGTTATACACTGCCCCTACCGCCATAAGACACTTAATGAGATTCGGGAACAAATATCCAAAAATTCATAATTTGGATTCGCTTAAAATACTAGGTAGTGTAGGAGAACCTATAAATCCAGAGGCCTGGATGTGGTTTTACAAAAATATAGGCCAAGAAAAAACACCTATAATGGACACCTGGTGGCAAACTGAGACTGGAATGCATATGATATCACCCCTCCCCATATCTCCTCTTAAACCTGGAACTGCAACTTTGCCCCTCCCTGGAATAGAGGCAGATGTGGTAGATGAAAACGGAGAATCCGTGCCCCTAGGAAAAGGAGGATATTTAGTAATCAAAAGGCCATGGCCTGCCATGTTTAGGACCCTTTATAAAGACGAAGAACGATTCAAAGATGTTTATTGGAAAGATATTCCTGGTGGAGTCTATCGGGCCGGAGATATGGCTAGGAAGGACAAAGACGGATATATATGGATTCAAGGCCGTTCTGATGATGTTCTTAAGATTGCAGGGCATAGAGTAGGATCCTCTGAAGTGGAATCAGCCTTTGTTTCTCATCCTGCAGTGGCCGAATCTGCAGTTATTGGAAAATCAGATCCAATTAAAGGACAGGTGATTAAAGCATTCTTGATATTAAAAGAAGGGCATAAATTAAACACTATTCTTATAGAAGATCTCCAAAAACACGTGCGTTATGAATTAGGGCCTGTGGCAGTTATAGGAGATATAGTACAAGTTGATGCGCTTCCAAAAACCAGAAGTGGTAAAATTATGCGCCGGATACTTCGTGCACAGGAAGAAGGAAAAGATCTAGGTGATACTTCTACATTAGAAGAATAA
- a CDS encoding thermosome subunit yields MAQLGGQGQQILILPEGTDRFMGRDAQRLNILAGKILAETIRTTLGPKGMDKMLVDSLGDIVVTNDGVTILREMDIAHPAAKMLVEVAKTQEDEVGDGTTTAVIIAGELLKKAENLLEMDVHPTIIAMGYRQAAVKAQEILEEISFDASDKDTLLKVAMTAMTGKGSEKAKESLAELVVGSVMQVEEDGEVEKDNINIQRIQGASVDESEIVNGVVVDKSRADSAMPKKIENAKVALLKYPIEVKDLETDAKIKLTDPAQMQAFIENEEQMIKDMVAKVVDSGANVLFCQKGMDDLAQHYLARAGILAVKRAKKSDMTRLQKATGAKLVTNIDDLSSEDLGEAGLVYEKKIFDEVLIFVEECKDPKAVSIILRGSTRHVAEEIERALDDAIGVVAATLEDKKVVIGGGAPEIAIAKGLRAFADTISGREQLAVAAFAEALEVVPRTLAENAGLDSIDAIVDLRSAHESSHYMGLDVFQGEVMDMKEAGVIEPQRVKKQAIQSAAEAAEMILRIDDMIAASGAFEGRGGEMEGMGGMPGGMPGGMPPMM; encoded by the coding sequence GTGGCACAGTTAGGTGGCCAAGGCCAACAGATATTAATATTACCTGAAGGTACTGACCGTTTTATGGGTAGAGACGCCCAAAGATTAAATATTTTAGCTGGAAAAATATTAGCAGAAACCATCCGGACTACTTTAGGTCCCAAGGGAATGGACAAAATGCTGGTGGATTCCTTAGGAGATATTGTGGTAACAAATGATGGAGTAACCATCCTCCGAGAAATGGATATTGCTCATCCTGCTGCAAAAATGCTAGTAGAAGTAGCAAAAACCCAGGAAGACGAAGTAGGGGACGGAACTACTACTGCAGTAATTATCGCAGGAGAATTACTCAAAAAAGCTGAAAACTTACTGGAAATGGATGTTCACCCAACAATCATTGCCATGGGTTACAGACAAGCAGCAGTAAAAGCTCAAGAAATATTAGAAGAAATTTCATTTGATGCTTCTGATAAAGACACTTTATTAAAAGTGGCCATGACTGCTATGACTGGCAAAGGTTCTGAAAAAGCTAAAGAATCCTTAGCAGAGCTAGTTGTTGGATCAGTTATGCAAGTTGAAGAAGATGGAGAAGTTGAAAAGGACAACATAAACATTCAGAGAATCCAAGGCGCAAGCGTGGACGAATCCGAAATTGTTAATGGTGTTGTTGTCGACAAAAGCCGAGCTGACTCAGCTATGCCTAAGAAGATTGAAAACGCTAAAGTTGCTCTCTTAAAGTACCCAATTGAAGTAAAAGATCTAGAAACTGATGCTAAAATCAAATTAACTGACCCTGCTCAAATGCAAGCTTTCATTGAAAATGAAGAGCAAATGATCAAAGACATGGTTGCCAAAGTAGTTGATTCCGGAGCAAATGTTTTATTCTGTCAAAAAGGAATGGATGATTTGGCTCAGCACTATCTGGCTCGAGCAGGAATCCTTGCTGTTAAAAGAGCCAAAAAATCTGACATGACACGTTTACAAAAAGCTACTGGTGCTAAATTGGTAACTAACATCGATGATTTAAGCTCTGAAGATTTAGGAGAAGCAGGATTAGTATATGAGAAAAAAATCTTTGATGAAGTTCTCATATTTGTAGAAGAATGTAAAGATCCTAAAGCTGTTTCCATTATCTTAAGAGGAAGCACCAGACATGTGGCTGAAGAAATTGAACGAGCCCTTGACGATGCTATTGGTGTAGTTGCTGCTACTCTAGAAGATAAAAAGGTTGTTATTGGTGGAGGAGCTCCAGAAATAGCAATTGCTAAAGGCCTCAGAGCTTTCGCTGACACTATTAGTGGAAGAGAACAATTAGCGGTTGCAGCATTTGCAGAAGCTTTAGAAGTTGTTCCTAGAACACTAGCTGAAAACGCAGGTTTAGATAGCATAGATGCTATTGTAGATTTACGATCTGCCCACGAAAGCTCCCACTACATGGGATTAGATGTTTTCCAAGGTGAAGTGATGGACATGAAAGAAGCAGGCGTAATCGAACCTCAAAGAGTCAAAAAACAGGCCATTCAATCTGCTGCTGAAGCTGCAGAAATGATTCTAAGAATTGACGATATGATTGCAGCTAGCGGTGCCTTTGAAGGTAGAGGCGGCGAAATGGAAGGTATGGGTGGAATGCCTGGCGGTATGCCCGGTGGAATGCCTCCAATGATGTAA
- a CDS encoding MBL fold metallo-hydrolase, whose protein sequence is MKADAKKMADGVYWTGVMDWDIRNYHGYTLGGTTYNVYMVFGEEKVALIDNSYPGTSGQLWGRINDAFEKEGKEPKIDVIIQNHVEKDHSGTLVEVCKKFPEAKVYCTEKGVAGLKNHYPALESKEIGIVKTGDTMDLGGKTLAFLEAPMIHWPDSMFTLLVEDGILFSNDAFGQHLCLTQRYDHEIPENVLMEASQKFFANLVTPLSPLVLRKFAEVTELDLLDKIKVIAPSHGQILTDPLKMIGAYTDWATGKCKDKITIVYDTMHYSTQKMAHAMAEGAMGQDVEVVMYFLSHDERSEIVKDILDSKAILIGSPTIYNGIYPTLGDLMYYLEGLSFNRTGFKRLAVAFGSKGWGGGATRKLSTELEKCGFEVVETLDVDFIPKEDNLDKCYEIGKSVAEKIKKI, encoded by the coding sequence ATGAAAGCAGACGCAAAAAAAATGGCTGATGGAGTATACTGGACCGGAGTAATGGATTGGGATATCCGAAATTATCATGGATACACATTAGGTGGAACAACTTACAATGTTTACATGGTATTTGGAGAGGAAAAGGTTGCTTTAATAGACAACAGTTATCCTGGAACCTCTGGACAACTCTGGGGAAGAATTAATGATGCTTTCGAAAAAGAAGGGAAGGAACCTAAAATTGATGTTATTATTCAAAATCACGTGGAAAAGGATCACAGCGGAACATTAGTAGAAGTATGCAAGAAATTCCCTGAAGCAAAAGTTTACTGTACTGAAAAAGGTGTGGCTGGCCTTAAAAATCATTATCCTGCATTGGAAAGCAAGGAGATAGGAATTGTTAAGACTGGAGATACTATGGATTTAGGAGGGAAAACCCTCGCATTTTTAGAAGCCCCTATGATACACTGGCCAGACAGCATGTTTACTTTGCTTGTGGAAGATGGAATTCTATTTTCCAATGATGCCTTTGGTCAGCATCTCTGTTTAACTCAAAGATATGATCACGAAATTCCAGAAAATGTACTTATGGAAGCTTCCCAAAAGTTTTTTGCCAATCTGGTGACACCTTTATCCCCATTAGTACTTAGAAAATTTGCAGAAGTCACAGAATTAGATCTTCTAGATAAGATTAAAGTAATTGCACCATCTCACGGACAAATTTTAACTGATCCTTTAAAAATGATTGGTGCTTATACTGACTGGGCTACTGGAAAATGCAAGGATAAAATAACCATTGTTTATGATACCATGCACTACTCTACCCAAAAAATGGCCCATGCTATGGCCGAAGGAGCTATGGGTCAAGACGTAGAAGTCGTTATGTACTTCTTAAGTCATGACGAGCGAAGTGAAATAGTAAAAGATATATTAGACAGTAAAGCTATTCTTATTGGAAGCCCTACCATATACAATGGAATTTATCCGACTTTAGGAGATTTAATGTATTATTTAGAGGGCCTAAGCTTCAATAGAACTGGTTTTAAAAGATTAGCCGTTGCCTTTGGTTCCAAAGGATGGGGTGGAGGAGCTACCAGAAAACTGTCCACTGAACTTGAAAAATGCGGTTTTGAAGTTGTGGAAACACTGGATGTCGATTTCATTCCAAAAGAAGATAACTTGGATAAATGTTATGAAATAGGAAAATCCGTTGCTGAAAAGATTAAAAAGATTTAA
- a CDS encoding alpha/beta hydrolase, which produces MDLYLKETGNDNPETIVFLHGGALGGWMWDKQLEAFKDYHCLVPDLPEHGKSNEIKPFTIKNAAADILDLIRNRAHGGKAHVVGISLGAQIAVEMLSKSPELIDHVLISGILVRRIPATDFFLKLLNYTIKAYMPIKDSDFLIKANIRSYNFPKEYFKTLKEATKSISSDSLNRILHENMLFKIPEGLEKVNNPVLILAGEKEYGIIKKSAKDMNEVIPNSQYFIAANMVHAWNLTGPEFFNSVLRAWITDKKLPEGLNHE; this is translated from the coding sequence ATGGATTTATATTTAAAAGAAACTGGAAATGATAACCCTGAAACCATAGTATTTCTGCATGGTGGAGCACTGGGTGGTTGGATGTGGGATAAACAGTTGGAGGCTTTTAAAGATTATCACTGTTTAGTTCCAGATCTTCCAGAACATGGAAAAAGTAATGAAATAAAACCATTTACCATAAAAAATGCTGCTGCTGATATACTAGATTTAATCCGTAACAGGGCACATGGGGGAAAGGCCCATGTGGTGGGAATATCATTAGGTGCTCAAATTGCGGTGGAAATGCTAAGTAAATCACCGGAACTTATTGATCATGTTCTTATCAGTGGAATTCTTGTTAGAAGAATTCCTGCAACAGATTTTTTCTTAAAGCTCTTAAATTATACTATAAAAGCATATATGCCTATAAAAGATTCTGATTTTTTAATCAAAGCAAATATTAGAAGCTATAATTTTCCAAAAGAGTATTTTAAAACTTTAAAAGAGGCCACGAAGTCTATTTCCTCAGATTCACTAAATAGAATTTTACATGAAAATATGCTTTTTAAAATACCTGAAGGTCTGGAAAAAGTAAATAATCCAGTTCTGATTCTTGCGGGTGAAAAAGAATATGGTATTATTAAAAAATCAGCAAAAGACATGAATGAAGTAATCCCCAATTCCCAATATTTCATTGCTGCTAATATGGTCCATGCCTGGAACTTAACCGGACCTGAATTTTTCAACAGTGTTTTGAGAGCATGGATTACTGATAAAAAACTG